Proteins from a genomic interval of Syntrophales bacterium:
- a CDS encoding type II toxin-antitoxin system MqsA family antitoxin, translating to GDVVEKRITVDYRWGDELIALIKNVPTGVCQVCGEQYLKAEIVKEMERLAHSRETPKKLIQVPLRELAVA from the coding sequence GAGGAGATGTTGTAGAAAAAAGGATAACGGTAGACTACCGTTGGGGAGATGAACTGATTGCTCTGATCAAGAATGTTCCAACCGGGGTCTGCCAGGTTTGTGGAGAACAATATCTTAAGGCTGAAATTGTAAAGGAGATGGAAAGACTGGCTCATTCGAGAGAAACTCCCAAGAAGCTAATTCAGGTCCCATTGAGAGAACTGGCGGTTGCATAA